The following proteins are encoded in a genomic region of Pseudobdellovibrionaceae bacterium:
- a CDS encoding hydroxymethylglutaryl-CoA reductase, degradative: PYRAATNNKGVLNGIDPILLATGNDWRAVEAGIHSYASASGSYSSITKWRAKGDTLEGTLIAPIVVGTVGGVTRLHPMAKMSLQILKISSSEELSKVCAATGLVQNLGALKALTTEGIIEGHMKLHIKNLVMSVAEVEKLNSKESQLLHKNLEELLIKTKRVSLQHAKTLLNEIRSS; this comes from the coding sequence CCTTATAGAGCAGCGACTAATAACAAAGGGGTGCTAAACGGTATTGACCCTATATTATTAGCCACAGGTAATGATTGGAGAGCCGTAGAAGCAGGCATACACAGCTATGCTAGCGCCTCTGGAAGTTATAGTTCTATTACTAAATGGAGAGCAAAAGGAGATACACTAGAGGGAACTTTAATAGCTCCTATTGTTGTGGGAACAGTGGGAGGGGTAACGCGTTTACACCCTATGGCCAAAATGAGTTTACAAATTTTAAAAATATCTTCTTCGGAAGAACTATCCAAAGTTTGTGCTGCCACAGGTTTGGTGCAAAATTTAGGAGCATTAAAAGCTTTAACTACAGAGGGGATTATTGAAGGGCATATGAAGTTACATATTAAAAATTTAGTAATGTCTGTGGCTGAAGTAGAAAAGTTAAATAGCAAAGAATCACAATTATTGCATAAAAATTTAGAAGAGTTGCTTATAAAAACTAAGCGTGTTTCGTTACAACATGCTAAAACACTTTTAAACGAAATTCGCTCTAGTTAA